A genomic window from Triticum urartu cultivar G1812 unplaced genomic scaffold, Tu2.1 TuUngrouped_contig_4819, whole genome shotgun sequence includes:
- the LOC125528361 gene encoding glutamate dehydrogenase 1, mitochondrial — protein MNALAATSRNFKQAAKLLGLDSKLEKSLLIPFREIKVECTIPKDDGTLASYVGFRVQHDNARGPMKGGIRYHHEVDPDEVNALAQLMTWKTAVANIPYGGAKGGIGCSPGDLSISELERLTRVFTQKIHDLIGIHTDVPAPDMGTNAQTMAWILDEYSKFHGYSPAVVTGKPVDLGGSLGRDAATGRGVLFATEALLAEHGKGIAGQRFVIQGFGNVGSWAAQLITEAGGKVIAISDVTGAVKNSNGIDIAKLMKHSAENRGIKGFDGGDAVDPTSLLTEECDVLIPAALGGVINKDNADAIKAKYIIEAANHPTDPEADEILAKKGVLILPDILANSGGVTVSYFEWVQNIQGFMWDEEKVNRELKTYMTRAFRDTKEMCRSHHCDLRMGAFTLGVNRVARATVLRGWEA, from the exons ATGAACGCATTGGCGGCCACCAGCCGGAACTTCAAGCAGGCGGCCAAGCTGCTGGGCCTCGACTCCAAGCTCGAGAAGAGCCTGCTCATCCCCTTCAGGGAGATCAAG GTTGAGTGCACAATCCCGAAAGATGATGGGACATTAGCATCCTATGTTGGGTTTAGGGTGCAGCATGACAATGCCAGGGGCCCTATGAAGGGTGGAATCAGATACCACCATGAG GTTGATCCTGACGAGGTCAATGCCTTGGCGCAACTGATGACATGGAAAACAGCCGTGGCCAATATTCCGTATGGAGGCGCTAAAGGTGGCATTGGGTGCAGTCCCGGAGACCTGAGCATATCGGAGCTCGAACGGCTTACCCGAGTTTTCACCCAGAAAATTCATGACTTAATTGGCATCCACACCGATGTTCCAGCTCCAGATATGGGCACCAACGCACAG ACAATGGCATGGATACTGGATGAGTACTCAAAGTTCCATGGCTACTCACCTGCTGTGGTGACAGGAAAGCCTGTG GACCTTGGAGGATCACTGGGAAGAGATGCAGCTACTGGAAGGGGAGTTCTGTTTGCCACTGAAGCCCTACTTGCAGAGCATGGCAAAGGCATTGCAGGCCAGCGTTTTGTAATCCAG GGATTCGGTAATGTTGGCTCCTGGGCTGCTCAACTGATCACTGAAGCTGGCGGCAAGGTGATCGCCATCAGCGATGTCACAGGGGCTGTCAAGAACTCCAATGGCATTGACATAGCCAAGCTGATGAAGCACTCGGCGGAGAACCGTGGGATCAAGGGCTTTGACGGAGGAGACGCCGTCGACCCGACCTCGCTGCTCACCGAAGAGTGCGATGTGCTCATCCCGGCAGCGCTGGGAGGAGTCATAAACAA GGACAATGCTGATGCCATCAAAGCAAAATACATCATCGAGGCTGCGAACCACCCGACAGACCCCGAGGCCGACGAG ATTCTGGCGAAGAAGGGGGTGCTGATCCTGCCGGACATCCTGGCCAACTCGGGTGGCGTGACGGTGAGCTACTTCGAGTGGGTGCAGAACATCCAGGGGTTCATGTGGGACGAGGAGAAGGTGAACCGGGAGCTCAAGACGTACATGACCCGCGCCTTCCGGGACACCAAGGAGATGTGCCGCTCCCACCACTGCGACCTCCGCATGGGCGCCTTCACCCTCGGCGTCAACCGCGTCGCCCGCGCCACCGTCCTCCGCGGCTGGGAGGCCTGA